CGTCCGGTGACCGTCGGCCTGTTCTTCTCGCTCGGCCATTCGACGATCGTGATCACCGCGACGCTCGGCATCGCGCTGACCGCGTTCGCGCTGCGCGACCGGTTCGAGGCGTTCCGCGAGATCGGCGGCACGATCGGCACCGCGGTGTCGGCGACCTTCCTGCTCGTGCTCGCGTGCGTGAACCTGATGATCCTGCGCGACGTGTGGCGGCGCTATCGCGGCGCGCCAGCGCACGCGCACGGCACCACGCATGCGCACCGTCCGGCCGGACTCGTGTCGCGGCTGCTGCGCCCGCTGTTCCGGTTCGTGTCGACGAGCTGGCACATGTATCCGGTCGGCGTGCTGTTCGGCCTAGGTTTCGATACTGCAACCGAAATCGGCCTGCTCGCGATTGCCGCCGCGCAGGCGAGCCAGGGCCTGCCGGTCTATACGGTCATGCTGTTTCCCGCGCTTTTCACGGCCGGCATGACGCTGATCGATTCGACCGACAACGTGCTGATGATCCATGCGTACGGGTGGGCGATGGACGATCCGCAGCGCAAGCTGCTCTACAACGCGAGCATCACGTTCGTGTCGGCGGCCGTCGCACTCGCGATCGGCGGGATCGAGGCGGCCGGCCTGCTCGCCGACAAGCTGGCGCTGACGGGCCCCGTGCGCGACGCGCTCGATGCGCTCGGCGAACGCTTCGGCTCGATCGGCTACGGCATCGTTGCGCTGTTTCTCGTCTGCTGGATCGCGTCGATCC
The nucleotide sequence above comes from Burkholderia pyrrocinia. Encoded proteins:
- a CDS encoding HoxN/HupN/NixA family nickel/cobalt transporter; protein product: MPPPTPALRRLLILYAGLIAANVAVWLWAFAVLRDHPLLLGTAAIAYGLGLRHAVDADHIAAIDVATRKLMQDGQRPVTVGLFFSLGHSTIVITATLGIALTAFALRDRFEAFREIGGTIGTAVSATFLLVLACVNLMILRDVWRRYRGAPAHAHGTTHAHRPAGLVSRLLRPLFRFVSTSWHMYPVGVLFGLGFDTATEIGLLAIAAAQASQGLPVYTVMLFPALFTAGMTLIDSTDNVLMIHAYGWAMDDPQRKLLYNASITFVSAAVALAIGGIEAAGLLADKLALTGPVRDALDALGERFGSIGYGIVALFLVCWIASILFHRWQRAADAPAR